In the Molothrus ater isolate BHLD 08-10-18 breed brown headed cowbird chromosome 26, BPBGC_Mater_1.1, whole genome shotgun sequence genome, one interval contains:
- the HAUS8 gene encoding HAUS augmin-like complex subunit 8 — protein MSSEAGGTAAAGQTPKAKRRGGRIVQSRYLQFDKKHSKKAPKQPSSGVAQRKAEKDASSSSSSSNSSLPSSRTIAGSVVSQIHEASARVDLSSLNQAGFEKGDLQSTLLDEGKMKLPDLDISDINDKSDPKKSSYSESASDEDSETKKISGETDEETDSSDLLAELESETLLLTFLRIKTEKRVAQMEEKAEKNLLMMCEEKRKQQEKLLELKREILLEEREQKLSETLDKQIEVLAPLVAVCEQFTEQYKNFAASLDATRHELPIKNIHIEGDKQTYLDELEKQLRITQELLTEVMPDHSEDGAKALGALKELQEVSQQLSKGLQRSFSDVQNLSFEASKEVSLHNQYLCEEKHGVDAVKRWYFN, from the exons ATGTCCTCGGAGGCCGGCGGCACGGCGGCGGCCGGACAAACGCCTAAAGCTAAGCGGAGAG GAGGAAGAATCGTTCAGTCTCGCTACCTGCAGTTCGATAAGAAACACAGCAAGAAGGCGCCGAAACAGCCAAGCTCAGGCGTCGCTCAGCGAAAGGCAGAAAAG gaTGCTTCCTCAAGTTCCTCTTCATCAAATAGTTCTCTGCCGTCGTCTAGAACTATAGCAGGATCAGTTGTCTCTCAGATTCATGAAGCTTCTGCTA GGGTGGACCTCAGCTCATTGAATCAGGCTGGTTTTGAGAAGGGTGACTTGCAGTCCACTTTGTTAGATGAAGGGAAAATGAAACTACCAGACCTTGATATTTCTGATATTAATG ATAAAAGTGACCCCAAGAAGAGTTCTTACTCAGAATCTGCTTCAGATGAGGATtcagagacaaagaaaataagtgGAGAGACTGATGAG gaaaCTGATTCTTCTGatctgctggcagagctggaatcTGAGACACTACTTTTAACTTTCCTAAGAATAAAG ACAGAAAAAAGGGTTGCCCAGatggaggaaaaagcagaaaaaaacttgTTAATGATGTgtgaagaaaagaggaaacaacAGGAGAAGCTCTTGGAGCTGAAACGTGAAATTCTGCTCgaggagagagagcagaagCTCAGTGAAACGTTAGACAAACAG ATTGAAGTGCTGGCTCCCCTCGttgctgtgtgtgagcagtTTACAGAGCAATACAAAAACTTTGCAGCTTCCCTGGATGCTACAAGACACGAATTGCCCATAAAGAACATTCACATAGAAGGAGATAAGCAAACCTACCTTG ATGAACTGGAAAAGCAATTAAGGATCACACAGGAGCTTCTGACAGAAGTTATGCCAGACCACTCAGAGGATGGTGCAAAAGCACTTGGTGCACTGAAAGAGCTTCAAGAAGTGTCTCAGCAACTGAGTAAAGGGCTTCAAAG GAGCTTCTCAGATGTGCAGAACCTGTCCTTTGAAGCCAGTAAAGAAGTTTCTCTGCATAACCAATACTTGTGTGAAGAGAAGCATGGAGTAGATGCTGTGAAACGCTGGTATTTCAACTGA